TATTTTAAAAACCAAACTGCGAAAAGATGCAATTGAACTACGACACCTGGTGAATGAAGGTTCTCATCACACAGATTTAGATAAAATAGTAGAGACCAAAATGGCTGATATTTATCGGATTTGTGTTTATGCCTTTGGTCAACCCCCAAAACAATTTAAGTTAGAATTACGCAATGATAATCACAATTTAATTCAGGAACGTTCGATTACTCCCCAAGAGTTTGCCCAAAAATATTGTGCATTTCCTTTAGACGATTTTGTGGGAATTTTAAATGCACCGCAGCCAAGTAAAGAATTTGGACAAACATACTGTTTAGAAGGCAATGGCAATATGGTGGGAGCACAGCAGGCTAAGGATTTGAATTTACCTATTGAACGTTTACAACAATTAGCTATTAAGCAATTGCAGGCTGGTGAAACTGTCTGGTTTGGTAATGATGTCTTAGAACAATTAAACCGCAAAAAAGGATTGCTAGCTTCCGAACTGTATGATTATAATCACTTATTTAATATCGATTTAAATATGGATAAGGGCGAACGATTGGATTTTGCCCAAGGACAAATGTCCCACGCCATGGTTTTGACGGGGGTAGACTTAGATGAAAATGGTCAGCCCTTGAAATGGAAAGTCGAGAATTCTTGGGGTGACAAAATCGGCACTAAAGGCTATTTTGTCATGAGTAATCAGTGGTTTAAGGATTATGTTTATGAAGTGATTATCAATAAAGAATATTTGACGGATACTGAACGAGCACAATTTAATCAAGAGCCAATTGTCTTGCCACCATGGGATGCTATTGGATAAAGGGAATATTTATGAAAATTTTAGTTACCGGATTTAATCCATTCGGCAAGGAACCGATTAATCCAGCTATTGAAGCTGTAAAATTGTTGCCGGAATCTATCAATAATGCGCACATTGTAAAATTAGAAATTCCTACTGAATTTAACAAGTGTGTGGCAGTTGTTAAAAAGGAAGTTGAACTGCAGCAACCTGATTATGTAATAAATATTGGACAAGCAGGTGGTCGAGCTGCAATTACGCCAGAACGAGTTGCAATTAATTTAGATGATGGTCGGATACCAGATAATGCAGGCTATCAGCCACATAATCAAACAATACAAGAATCGGGTCCGACAGCCTATTTTACCCAATTACCTTTGCAGGCAATGGTTGACGCCATTCATCAAGCGGGATTGCCAGCAGAAATTTCCAATACTGCTGGAACCTATGTTTGTAATCACATTTTTTATCAAATGCAATATTTACGAGAACATGAATTTCCTCAAATCAAAGCAGGCTTTATCCATATTCCATTTTTACCAGCACAGGTTATAAAACGTCCCAATGCTCCCTCTTTATCCTTGGCCGATAGTGTTCGGGGATTAACCGCAGCCTTGGTGGCTATCACAGAGGCTAATAATTAACAAATTAATTATTATGAGAAATTTATTAGAATAATGCTTGCAAAATGAAAATGATGTGATATGATAATTTCAATAAAAAATAAAAACCAACAAAAAGACCAGTAAGATGATGAGCACTGACAGTGAATTGAGAATAGTGAGAACTCAAACCAGTAAAGCTATCATGTGAAAAACACTTTTTGAAGTTGCTTAGCTGAACTTGACCGCAGTAAGCTAAGACGCAACCGGAGCGTTACTATCGGCAGTGTATGTATGTACACTAGTGAGGTGGTTTATCTTTGATAAACAACTTGGGTGGTACCGCGAAGTCTTTCGTCCCTTGAAGTTAGGGATGAAGGACTTTTTTTATTGAATTGAAGGAGGAAATGATAATGCATTTAACTATTCCCAAGGATTATGATCCTAAATTGACAGTACGGCAAACAGAAGAGGCAATTCGTTATATTCGTGAGACTTTTCAAGATGAAATTGGGCAAGAATTAAATCTAACACGTTTATCTGCACCAATGTTTGTGGAGCGTTCTACCGGATTAAATGACAATTTGAATGGTGTGGAACAACCAGTATCGTTTACTATGCAAGATTTACCGGATCAAACTTTAGAAATTGTCCACTCATTAGCAAAATGGAAACGAGTAGCTTTACAAAAATATGGCTTTGGTTTACACGAAGGTTTGTATACTAATATGAATGCCATTCGCAAAGATGAAGATTTAGACAACTTGCACTCTAGTTATGTTGATCAATGGGACTGGGAGAAAGTTATTACTAAAGATGAACGTAATGAAGCTACTTTAAAAGCTACAGTACGTCAAGTCTTCAAAGTAATTAAACATATGGAAGATGAAGTCTGGTATAAATATCCCGATGCGGTGTATCACTTGCCAGATGAGATTCATTTTGTCACTACTCAAGAGTTAGAAGACCGCTATCCCAAATTAGCACCATGGGAACGTGAAAAAGCTATCTGTCAAGAATTGGGCGCTGTATTTCTCATGAATATTGGGGGCCCATTGAAAAGCGGTCAACGCCACGACGGCCGAGCACCTGATTATGATGATTGGCAGTTGAATGGTGATATTATTTTCTGGTATGAGCCTCTGCAATGTGCTTTGGAGGTTTCTAGTATGGGAATTCGGGTAGATGCAGCTTCTCTAAAGTCCCAACTTAAAGCTGCCCATGCCGAAGATAGATTACAATTACCATATCATCAAATGATTTTGCATGAAGAAGTACCATATACCATTGGTGGTGGAATTGGTCAATCGCGTATTTGTATGTTGCTTTTGGGAAAGGCTCATATTGGAGAAGTACAAGCAAGTGCATGGCCTCAAGCAATGCTAGACGAATGTGCTCAACATCGCATTCAAATTCTATAATTATTACAAAGTAAATTTCTAAAGGCAAAAGTAAGTTTGGTAAAAACTTATTTTTGCCTTTTTTATAACAATTATAAATTCAATTCATAGGCTAAGCGTGGTTTTTTAGGATTTTTATTTAAACAGATGCTTCCACGATAAGTAAAGCCTGCCTCGTTGATGAGA
The nucleotide sequence above comes from Bombilactobacillus bombi. Encoded proteins:
- a CDS encoding aminopeptidase C → MSHAINEEQLKKFQHQFHSQKVNEVLANTVQNNGINQVAQSLTVETQLDPTFSIEVKTGAVSNQKQSGRCWLFAALTTLRTKFATEYQTKDFELSQNYLSFYDRLEKANWFYQQVIATASLPLEDRKVAHLLANPDDDGGQWSYAVNLIKKYGVVPKYVMPETYNSEHTNEFSTILKTKLRKDAIELRHLVNEGSHHTDLDKIVETKMADIYRICVYAFGQPPKQFKLELRNDNHNLIQERSITPQEFAQKYCAFPLDDFVGILNAPQPSKEFGQTYCLEGNGNMVGAQQAKDLNLPIERLQQLAIKQLQAGETVWFGNDVLEQLNRKKGLLASELYDYNHLFNIDLNMDKGERLDFAQGQMSHAMVLTGVDLDENGQPLKWKVENSWGDKIGTKGYFVMSNQWFKDYVYEVIINKEYLTDTERAQFNQEPIVLPPWDAIG
- the pcp gene encoding pyroglutamyl-peptidase I, which codes for MKILVTGFNPFGKEPINPAIEAVKLLPESINNAHIVKLEIPTEFNKCVAVVKKEVELQQPDYVINIGQAGGRAAITPERVAINLDDGRIPDNAGYQPHNQTIQESGPTAYFTQLPLQAMVDAIHQAGLPAEISNTAGTYVCNHIFYQMQYLREHEFPQIKAGFIHIPFLPAQVIKRPNAPSLSLADSVRGLTAALVAITEANN
- the asnA gene encoding aspartate--ammonia ligase, with amino-acid sequence MHLTIPKDYDPKLTVRQTEEAIRYIRETFQDEIGQELNLTRLSAPMFVERSTGLNDNLNGVEQPVSFTMQDLPDQTLEIVHSLAKWKRVALQKYGFGLHEGLYTNMNAIRKDEDLDNLHSSYVDQWDWEKVITKDERNEATLKATVRQVFKVIKHMEDEVWYKYPDAVYHLPDEIHFVTTQELEDRYPKLAPWEREKAICQELGAVFLMNIGGPLKSGQRHDGRAPDYDDWQLNGDIIFWYEPLQCALEVSSMGIRVDAASLKSQLKAAHAEDRLQLPYHQMILHEEVPYTIGGGIGQSRICMLLLGKAHIGEVQASAWPQAMLDECAQHRIQIL